One window of the Takifugu rubripes chromosome 13, fTakRub1.2, whole genome shotgun sequence genome contains the following:
- the slc12a1 gene encoding solute carrier family 12 member 1, whose amino-acid sequence MESDRQVHVNAAYDPNLDEPPNYEETRRAVRPSVVSAFGHDTLDRVPNIDFYRNAGSVSGHRAVRPSLQELHDVFQKGGRISVPDTVEDDSEESIGTPSDDLESAVLVDDTKAVKFGWIRGVLVRCMLNIWGVMLFIRLSWIFGQAGWGLGIVIILLSCVVTTITCLSMSAICTNGIVRGGGAYYLISRSLGPEFGGSIGLIFAFANAVAVAMYVVGFAETVVDLMKEHSVIMVDTLNDIRIIGCITVVLLLGISVAGMEWEAKAQLVLLVILLAAIVDVFVGTFLPATDDKKSKGVFNYNSQIFLENFAPDFRGQETFFSVFSIFFPAATGILAGANISGDLKDPQEAIPKGTLLAILITGVTYLGVAICVSACAVRDATGNLTDLITPGVPCNGPAMAACELGYNFSSCATTKCDFGLNNNNQLMTLVSAFGPLIIAGTFSATLSSALASLVSAPKVFQALCKDNIYKALHFFAKGYGKNNEPIRGYILTFIISVAFILIGDLNIIAPIISNFFLASYALINFSCFHASYAKSPGWRPAYKYYNMWLSLLGALLCCVVMFIINWWAALLTYAIEILLYVYVTVKKPDVNWGSSKQAVSFVSAVSNALDLMGIEDHVKNFRPQILAMTGSVRDRPALLDLANSLTKNYGLCLSCEVFVGPRSEALEEINACMEKNQLWLTKTKRKAFYTAVACEDFRAGAESLLQVSGLGRMKPNTLLIGFKSNWRNSSKETVQCYAGIMHDAFDFELGVLILRMNHGLDMSHIIEAEEEMLKAAKEQQILESGMTPNGGKAKGLFRKSRKHSQQVLTTRVSVCGPPPPQIAKMNEQLMEASVQFKNKQPKGTIDVWWMFDDGGLTLLLPYILTTRKKWKDCKMRIFIAGQPERSELDKEEMRALLQKFRINCTDINVIDDIHMPPRSESLKKFEEMIEPFRLHKSRDSEQADARQKEQPWKITDEELRTFEEKTNLQIRLNELLLANSRAANLIFVSLPIARKESISDYLYMAWLDILTQNLPPTLLIRGNHKSVLTFYS is encoded by the exons ATGgagtcagacaggcaggtgCACGTCAATGCGGCATACGATCCCAATCTGGACGAGCCTCCCAACTATGAGGAGACCAGACGGGCGGTGCGGCCCTCGGTGGTCAGCGCCTTCGGCCACGACACTCTGGATCGGGTCCCCAACATCGACTTCTATCGCAATGCAGGCAGCGTGAGCGGCCACAGGGCCGTGCGTCcatccctgcaggagctgcatgATGTGTTTCAGAAG GGTGGCCGTATCTCTGTGCCCGACACTGTGGAGGATGACAGCGAGGAGAGTATCGGGACTCCCTCGGATGATTTGGAATCTGCAGTTCTTGTTGACGACACAAAAGCAGTAAAGTTTGGCTGGATCAGGGGTGTCCTG GTGAGATGCATGCTGAATATCTGGGGTGTCATGCTGTTCATCCGTCTGTCCTGGATTTTCGGTCAGGCAGGTTGGG GTTTGGGAATAGTGATCATCCTACTCAGCTGTGTGGTCACCACCATTACCTGTCTGTCCATGTCCGCCATCTGCACAAACGGCATTGTCAGAGGAG gaGGAGCTTACTACTTGATATCACGCAGTTTGGGACCAGAGTTCGGCGGGTCCATCGGTCTGATTTTTGCCTTTGCCAATGCAGTGGCCGTGGCCATGTACGTGGTGGGATTTGCAGAAACCGTAGTGGATCTGATGAAG GAGCACTCCGTTATCATGGTGGATacattaaatgacatcaggATCATTGGATGTATAACtgtagtgctgctgctgggcatCTCAGTGGCTGGAATGGAGTGGGAAGCCAAA GCCCAGCTTGTTCTCCTTGTTATCCTGCTGGCAGCCATAGTGGATGTGTTTGTGGGAACGTTCCTCCCCGCCACAGATGACAAGAAATCAAAAGGAGTCTTTAATTATAACT CCCAAATCTTTTTAGAGAACTTTGCACCCGATTTCCGCGGTCAGGAGACATTCTTCTCGGTGTTTTCCATATTTTTCCCCGCTGCAACCGGCATCCTGGCCGGAGCCAACATCTCTGGCGACTTGAAG GACCCACAGGAAGCCATCCCCAAAGGGACTTTGTTGGCTATCCTGATAACTGGTGTGACCTACCTGGGTGTTGCCATCTGTGTTT CTGCATGTGCCGTCCGTGACGCCACTGGAAACTTGACTGATCTAATCACCCCCGGAGTTCCATGTAATGGTCCGGCTATGGCCGCCTGCGAGCTCGGCTACAACTTTTCTTCGTGTGCGACGACAAAATGCGACTTTGGGCTGAACAACAACAATCAG TTGATGACCCTTGTGTCCGCGTTCGGCCCCCTCATCATTGCTGGTACATTCTCGGCCACCCTTTCGTCTGCTCTGGCTTCCCTTGTCAGTGCTCCCAAAGTCTTCCAGGCTCTGTGTAAGGACAACATCTACAAAGCCCTACACTTCTTCGCCAAGGGATACGGCAAGAACAACGAACCAATCCGTGGCTACATCCTCACTTTCATTATTTCCGTGGCCTTCATTCTCATTG GTGATCTCAACATCATTGCTCCCATCATCTCAAACTTCTTCCTGGCGTCTTATGCTCTCATCAATTTCTCCTGCTTCCATGCATCCTACGCCAAGTCTCCAG GATGGAGACCTGCCTACAAGTACTACAACATGTGGCTCTCTCTGTTGGGCgcgctgctctgctgtgtggTCATGTTTATTATCAACTGGTGGGCGGCTCTTCTCACATACGCCATCGAAATCCTTCTTTATGTTTATGTCACTGTCAAGAAGCCAG ATGTGAACTGGGGTTCCTCCAAGCAGGCGGTAAGCTTTGTGAGCGCAGTAAGCAATGCTCTGGATCTGATGGGCATCGAGGATCATGTCAAGAACTTCAG GCCTCAGATCTTAGCAATGACCGGTTCGGTGCGGGACAGACCAGCGCTTCTGGATCTGGCTAACTCCTTGACAAAGAACTACGGCCTCTGTCTCAGCTGTGAAGTGTTTGTG GGTCCGAGGTCTGAAGCCCTGGAAGAAATCAATGCTTGTATGGAGAAGAACCAGCTCTGGCTTACGAAGACCAAACGGAAGGCATTTTATACAGCTGTGGCCTGTGAGGACTTCAGGGCAGGGGCCGAGAGCCTGCTACAG GTGTCCGGACTCGGCCGTATGAAGCCAAATACGTTGTTGATCGGCTTTAAGAGCAACTGGAGGAACTCCAGCAAAGAGACGGTGCAATGTTATGCGGGAATAATGCA TGATGCATTTGACTTTGAGTTAGGAGTACTCATACTGAGGATGAACCACGGACTCGACATGTCACACATCATTGAGGCGGAAG aggagatgctgaaggCAGCAAAGGAACAGCAGATTCTGGAAAGTGGAATGACGCCGAATGGAGGCAAAGCAAAAGGACTATTCAGGAAGTCCAGGAAACATTCTCAGCAAGTGCTCACGACCAGAG TTTCGGTGTGCGGCCCTCCGCCCCCACAGATTGCCAAGATGAATGAGCAGCTGATGGAGGCCAGCGTTCAGTTCAAGAACAAACAGCCTAAAGGCACCATCGACGTGTGGTGGATGTTTGACGATGGAG GTCTCACCCTGTTGCTCCCTTACATCCTCACTACCAGGAAGAAGTGGAAAGACTGCAAAATGAGGATCTTCATTGCAGGACAACCCGAACGCAGCGAGCTGGATAAAGAGGA GATGAGGGCTCTGCTGCAGAAGTTCAGAATCAACTGCACTGACATCAATGTCATTGATGATATTCACATGCCGCCCCGTTCTGAGAG CTTGAAGAAGTTTGAGGAAATGATCGAGCCGTTCCGTCTGCACAAGTCCAGAGACTCGGAGCAGGCTGATGCCAGGCAGAAAGAGCAGCCATGGAAAATCACTGATGAGGAGCTAAGAACATTTGAAGAAAAG ACTAATCTCCAGATTCGACTGAACGAGCTGCTGCTGGCAAACTCCAGAGCGGCTAACTTGATCTTCGT GAGCCTGCCCATCGCCCGCAAAGAATCTATCTCCGATTACCTCTACATGGCCTGGCTGGACATCCTGACACAAAATCTTCCACCAACCCTGCTCATCAGAGGAAACCACAAGAGCGTGCTCACATTCTACTCCTGA
- the ctxn2 gene encoding cortexin-2 has protein sequence MCSIHYNHSLAAMSGNDMMAHSLTLEQKTAFAFVGMLLVFLGLLIVRCFRILLDPYSSMPSSNWADGIEGLEKGTFEYALT, from the coding sequence ATGTGCAGCATCCACTACAACCACTCCCTTGCTGCCATGAGCGGAAACGACATGATGGCGCACTCGCTGACTCTGGAGCAGAAGACGGCGTTTGCCTTCGTGGGGATGCTCCTGGTGTTCCTGGGGCTGCTGATAGTCAGGTGCTTCAGGATCTTGCTGGACCCCTACAGCAGCATGCCCTCATCAAACTGGGCTGATGGCATAGAGGGTCTGGAGAAAGGGACGTTTGAGTATGCCCTCACCTAA